In Streptomyces paludis, the genomic stretch CCCGGTGGGGCTGGCCGGCTCGGCCTTCTACACCTTCGCCAGTACGGACAACCTGTTCGCGGGCGGTCTGCACTTCCTGACCGCGCCCTTCCTCACCGCCGCGTACGTCGCCACGCTGCTGCGCTTCTTCCGTACGGTCCGGGGCGGCCGGGTGGCGGAGGCGCTGGCCCGGCCGGGGCGGATGGCGCTCACCAACTATCTGAGCCAGTCCCTGCTCTGCGTCCTGATCTTCACGGGCACCGGCCTCGGTCTCATCGGCCGGGTCCCGTACGCGGGGGTCATCGGTATCGCGCTGGCGATCTACTCCGTACAGCTGCTGTGGAGCGCGTGGTGGCTGCGGCGGTTCCGGATGGGCCCGGTGGAGTGGCTGCTGCGGGCCGCGACGTATCTGGAGCGGCCGGCGATGCGCGTACGACGCCAGGAGGGGGCGGATGGCGGGTCGGGCGGCGGGTCCGGCACCGGGGCTGAAGCGCGCTCCGAGGCCACGCGATCGGCCTGATTATCGAAGTTTTACATACCCACCCCGTGGCTCAAATGCGACCTCCGCGACCACGGACCCCCATACCGGCCCCGTGACACGGGGCCGTAACCAAGAGCGCCCTCAACCCCCTGTTCCCGGTCGATTACAGTGCTGCGCAGCCGCTGCGAGGCACAGGGTGAGGGAGGGGCGCGTGAGCACACCGTCCGGTGCCATCTGGGGCCGTGTGGAGCAGCAGGACTTCCGCAGCCGGGTGCGGGGCTGTCTGCTCGGCGGCGCGATGGGCGACGCGCTGGGCGCGGGGGTCGCGATGATGACCCTCGACGAGATGCGGGCGGCGTACGGCGCCGAGGGCGTGGTGGACTTCGTCCCCGCGTACGGCCGCCGGGGCGGGGTCACCGCGGCGACCCAGCTGACCCTCTTCACCGTCGACGGGCTGATACGGGCCCAGATCCGCCGCGACACCGGCGCCTGGCATCCGCCCACCGACGTCTACCGCGCCCATCAGCGCTGGGTCGCGACCCAGCGCGACTGGGGCCCCGATCTGCGCCGCAAGGACAACGGCTGGCTCGCGCAGGAGGAGTGGCTCTACGCGCGGAGGGACCCGACGATCTCCACCCTCACCGGCTTTGCGGGCGAGGTCATGGGCTCGCTCGACCAGCCGAGGAACCCGATCGCGCGAGACGCGGGCGCGCTGGTGCGGTCCGCGCCGTTCGGGCTGCTGGTGGGCTGGGAACCGCAGCTGGTCTGCCAGCTGGCGCTGGAGTGCGCCGTGCAGTCGCACGGCTCGCCGGGCGCGTATCTCTCGGCGGGCGCCTTCGCCGCGATCGTGCACGCGCCGGCCCGCGGCGAGACGCTGGAGACGGGCGTGGAACGCGCCCTCGCGCTGCTCGCGCCGCGCCCCGGCCACGAGCCGGTGACGGAGGCCCTCCAGCAGGCGATGGCCGCCGTACGGCAGGGGGCGCCGGGCCCGTCGGTGATCGCGTCGCTCGGCGAGGGCCGGACCGCCGAGTCCGCGCTCGCCGTCGGCGTCTACTGCGCGCTGGTCGCCGAGGACGTACGGCAGGGCCTGCGCCTCGCCGTCAACCACGACGGCCCCTCCGCCGCGACCGCGAGCCTGTGCGGCGCCCTGCTCGGCGCGCTGCACGGGGAGACGGCCCTGCCGCCGGCCTGGGTGGCCGAGCTGGAGGGCCGTCCGACCCTGCTGGAGATGGCCGACGACTTCGCGATGGAGATGACCCAGGGCCGCGCCCTGCACAGCCCGTCGGAGACGGCATCGGGCTGGCTGGCGCGCTATCCGCGGGGGTAGGGGGGTAGGGGGCGGGCCGTACGGACGCCCGCGCCCGCGCCCGGGCCCGGCTCCGCCGCGTACCGTCAGCCGCCCGAGGACCCCGAGTCCTCCCGCTTGCCGTGCTTCCCCCGTGTCGCCTGCGTCCCCTGCGCGGGCACCTTCAGCGACTCGGCCGTCAGCCCGGACCCGTCCCCGTCGCCCTGCCCGTTGATCCGCGCCAGCAGTACGTCGCGTGCCGGCGTGTCCTCCGGCTTCAGGAAGCCGATCACGATGTAGAGCACCAGCGACACCGCGAGCGGTACGGAGACCTGGTACTGGAGCGGGACCCCGCCCGACACGTTCCAGTTGATCGGATAGTTGACCAGCCAGAAGGCCAGCAGCCCCATCGACCAGCTGGTGAGCGCGGCCGTCGGGCCCGATCTGCGGAACGTCTTGAGCATCCCGAGCATGAACGGGATCGCGATCGGCCCCATCAGCCCCGCCACCCACTTGATGACGACGGTGATGATGTCCTTGAACGTCGGCGAGTTGACCTGGGTCGCGACGGCCATCGACAGCGCCAGGAAGGTGATGGTCGACAGCCGCGCCGCCAGCAGCCCCGCCCGCGCCGACCAGGTGCGCGCCGCCTTGGAGAGGGTGGGGGCGATATCGCGGGTGAAGACGGCCGCGATGGCGTTCGCGTCGGAGGAGCACATGGCCATCGTGTGCGAGAAGAAGCCGACGATGACCAGGCCCAGCAGCCCGTGCGGCAGCAGCTGTTCGGTCATGAGGGCGTACGCGTCCGACGCGTCGGGCTTCTCCGCCGTCACCAGCAGCGGCGCGCACCACATCGGGAAGAACAGCACCAGCGGCCAGACCAGCCAGAGGACGGCGGAGAGCCGGGCCGAGCGGGTCGCCTCGCGGGCGTTGGCGGTCGCCATGTAGCGCTGCGCCTGGTTCCACATGCCGCCGTTGTACTCGAACGTCTTGATGAAGAGGAACGCGAGCAGGAAGGTGACGGTGTACGGGCCGGCCGTCGGTGACGCGTGCCCGTCCGGGAGCTTGTCCCAGACCGTCCACAGCGCGCTGAACCCGCCCAGCTCGCCCATGACGGCGACGAGCATCGCGATACCGGCGAAGAGCTGGATGATGAACTGCCCGAGTTCGGTGAGGGCGTCGGCCCACAGCCCGCCGATGGTGCAGTAGATACCCGTGATGACACCGGTGATGAGGATGCCCTGGTTGAGGGAGATACCGGTGAAGACGGAGAGCAGGGTGGCGATGGCGGCCCATTTGGCGCCGACGTCCACGATCTTCAGCAGCAGCCCCGACCAGGCGAGGGCCTGCTGTGTTCTCAGGTCGTAGCGGTTCTTGAGGTATTCGAGCGGCGACGCGACGTGTAATCGGGAGCGCAGCCGGTTCAGCCGGGGCGCGAAGAGCTTGGAGCCGATCCCGATACCGATGGCGATGGGCAGGGACCAGGTGACGAACGAGGTGACGCCGAAGGTATAGGCGATGCCCGCGTATCCGGTGAACATCACCGCGCTGTAGCCGGACATGTGGTGCGAGATGCCCGACAGCCACCAGGGCATCCTGCCGCCGGCGGTGAAGAAGTCACTGACATTGTCCACGCGTTTGTGCGACCACAGGCCAATCGCGATCATCACACCGAAGTAGGCGATGAGCACGGTCCAGTCGAGGCTGTTCATATCCCCTCCAGGGGTTCCGCCTTATGAACCATGGAGTGCCGGAGGGATTGAACCGCCTAGTTCTGGGGCGGGTCAAGACATCGCGCAGTCATAGATATGAACAGAGGTCAGGAAGCCGAACGACGGCCGACGGGCTGCCGCGCGGGCGATGCCACCCGGACGCGGGCATGACCGAGCCCCCTCGGCCAGGACGGCGGACCGGTCGAGAGGGCTCTTCAGTGGTGCGTGGTGCGGGGCGCGGGGTGCCGCGCCCGGGTGGCGCTTCGGTCCCGGCCTCAGCCGCGGTCGAAGGCGCCCGTGGTCATCTGCTGCACGAACGCGTTCCACGAGGTGGGCGCGAAGGAGATCGACGGCCCCTCGGGGGCTTTCGAGTCCCGGACGGCAATGGTCTGGACGACGGGGGACTTGACCTCTACGCATGCGCCGTTTCCGCCGGAGTACGAGGACTTCGTCCACGTGTCCGTAGCGCCCTGAAGAATTGCCATGTTCGCTCCGGTTCAGCAAGTGATGTGAAATAGCGCCAACTTCTCGCTGGCATGATCGACGCTACTCGCCCCGGTCCTTGCGCGGGGGCGGCGTTCACTCGTACGGATGGCTAATAGGGGAACGGGCTTACGGAATACTCCAGTTGGAGGGTATAATCCCCTCGCGCCTGTTGACGGAAAATGGATCTGTCCGACTATTTCGGGTGATGCGGCGCGGAAACGACGTGCGAAACGAGTACGAGGCGACGTGCGAAGCCCGTGTGAAACGGTGCGCGAAACGGCGCGGTCCCGGGAGCACGGGGGATCCGTGGTCCCGGGACCGGAATGGGGCCCGTTCGGTGGGCGCCTCAGCGCTCGGTGTAATCCTTGATGATCTTCGAGATGAAATCCCGCGTCTGCTCGACATTCAGCGCCTGGGCGCGCAGGTGCTCGTACATCACGCTGTAGCGCTGCACGTCATTCGCCTTCTCCAGATAGAGATCGCTGGTGACGCCCTCGATGTACACCACGCTGGAGTCCGCCGCGTCCGGGAATTCGAGAATCGCGTAATGCCCGCTGATCCCGGGGTGCGCGCCCATCTCGAAGGGCAGCACCTGCACGGTCACATGCGGGAGTTGCGACTGCTCGACGAGATGCTCCAACTGCTCGCGCATCAGCTGCTTGTTGCCGACCACCCGGCGCAGCGCCGCCTCGTCGACCACGGCCCAGAGCCGGAGCGGATTGTCGGGC encodes the following:
- a CDS encoding ADP-ribosylglycohydrolase family protein, whose protein sequence is MSTPSGAIWGRVEQQDFRSRVRGCLLGGAMGDALGAGVAMMTLDEMRAAYGAEGVVDFVPAYGRRGGVTAATQLTLFTVDGLIRAQIRRDTGAWHPPTDVYRAHQRWVATQRDWGPDLRRKDNGWLAQEEWLYARRDPTISTLTGFAGEVMGSLDQPRNPIARDAGALVRSAPFGLLVGWEPQLVCQLALECAVQSHGSPGAYLSAGAFAAIVHAPARGETLETGVERALALLAPRPGHEPVTEALQQAMAAVRQGAPGPSVIASLGEGRTAESALAVGVYCALVAEDVRQGLRLAVNHDGPSAATASLCGALLGALHGETALPPAWVAELEGRPTLLEMADDFAMEMTQGRALHSPSETASGWLARYPRG
- a CDS encoding sodium:solute symporter family protein, translated to MNSLDWTVLIAYFGVMIAIGLWSHKRVDNVSDFFTAGGRMPWWLSGISHHMSGYSAVMFTGYAGIAYTFGVTSFVTWSLPIAIGIGIGSKLFAPRLNRLRSRLHVASPLEYLKNRYDLRTQQALAWSGLLLKIVDVGAKWAAIATLLSVFTGISLNQGILITGVITGIYCTIGGLWADALTELGQFIIQLFAGIAMLVAVMGELGGFSALWTVWDKLPDGHASPTAGPYTVTFLLAFLFIKTFEYNGGMWNQAQRYMATANAREATRSARLSAVLWLVWPLVLFFPMWCAPLLVTAEKPDASDAYALMTEQLLPHGLLGLVIVGFFSHTMAMCSSDANAIAAVFTRDIAPTLSKAARTWSARAGLLAARLSTITFLALSMAVATQVNSPTFKDIITVVIKWVAGLMGPIAIPFMLGMLKTFRRSGPTAALTSWSMGLLAFWLVNYPINWNVSGGVPLQYQVSVPLAVSLVLYIVIGFLKPEDTPARDVLLARINGQGDGDGSGLTAESLKVPAQGTQATRGKHGKREDSGSSGG
- a CDS encoding DUF397 domain-containing protein produces the protein MAILQGATDTWTKSSYSGGNGACVEVKSPVVQTIAVRDSKAPEGPSISFAPTSWNAFVQQMTTGAFDRG